The genomic region GCCCCACGAACTCGCCCGTGCTTACGGCTGGAATGACGGAAAGGGACGATATGGCTATCGATTACGCGGCGCTCGCGACCGGCAAATGGTTCGAGGACCTGGAGCCGGGCAAGGTGTTCAAGCACGCCATCACCCGCACGGTGACCGAAACCGACAACCTGTTGTTCAGCACGCTCACCCACAATTCGGCGTGGCTGCATCTCGACGAGGAATATTCCAAGACGCAGATGTTCGGCACGCGCATCGTCAACAGCATGTTCACGCTGTCGCTGGTGTGCGGCATCCAGGTGGCGGACGTGACGCTGGGCACGACCCTTGCCAACCTTGGCTTCTCGGAGATCAAATTCCCGAAACCGGTGTTCTTCGGCGACACGATCTATGTCGAGACGGAAGTGATCGACCGCCGGGAATCGAAATCGCGTCCCGATGCCGGGATCGTGGAGTTCGAGCATCGTGGCCACAATCAGCGCGGCGAACTGGTCGCCAGCCTCCGTCGCTCGGGCCTGATGGCCAAGCGCCCCGTGGCCTGACGGCGAACCCTCCGGGCCGTCGGGCCGGAGGGACTCAGCCCCGGAAGCGCGGCTTGCGCTTTTCCATGAACGCGCGGCCGCCTTCCTTCGATTCCTCGGTGCGATAATAGAGCGCCAGCGCCTGCATCCCGAGCGCGCCGATGCCGCGGATATTCTCGCTGTCCGCGTTGAAGGAACGTTTGGCGATCGCAAGCGCGGTAGGGCTGCGCTCCATCAGCTCGCCGCACCAGCGAGCGACTTCCGCGTCGAGCTGCTCGTCGGCCACGACGCAATTCACCAGCCCCATCGCCAACGCCTCCCGCGCGGTATAGCGGCGGCACAGATACCACATCTCGCGCGCCTTCTTTTCCCCCACGACACGCGCGAGATAGGCGGTGCCGAAGCCGGGATCGACCGACCCCACTTTCGGGCCGACCTGGCCGAACACCGCATTCTCGGAAGCGATGGTGAGGTCGCAGATCGTCGCCAGGACATTGCCTCCGCCGATCGCATAGCCGCGCACCTTGGCGATCACCGGCTGGGGCACGTCGCGGATCAGCGATTGCAATTCGTCGATCGGCACGCCGATGACGCCCCGGCCGCCATAGCCATCGCCATGCCCGCTCTGGTCGCCGCCGGTGCAGAAGGCCCTGTCCCCGGTGCCCGACAACACGATCGCCCCGATCGCGGGATCGGCTCCCGCCGAGGCGAAGGCGTCGAGCAGTTCCTCCACGGTCTGCGGACGGAAAGCGTTCATCACCTGCGGCCGGTTGATGGTGATGTACGCCGCGCCGTCGACGGTCTCGCGAATGATATCCTGATAGGCGGTCATGGCTTTGCCCTCCGATAGCGGCGTTGCGTGAAGGCAAAGCGCCGGGCGGGCAAATTGCGGATCGCGAAGCGCGGCTTCGTCCGGTGCGAAGCTGCTTCAGTTGATCGTTTCGCCATCCTCGTCGGCGCAGCAGCTCATATACCAGGACAGGAGGTCGTGGTACGAGCCGAGCGCCAGCTTCTCGTACAGGCGCTTGCGATAGCAGATCACCGTCTCGCGCCCGATGCCGAGGTCGAGCGCGATCCCCGAGGCGGTCAGCCCGCGCAGGATGCGCGCGCCGACCTCCACCTCGCGGCGTGGAAGCCGCTCGGGCGCGCGCTCGATACGGCGCTCGATCTGCGCGACGTCGAGCAGCTCGCGCGTCAGCCTGTTGCGCTGCCCGCCATATTCGCGATGCTTGATGAACAGCGGCAGCGCGAGATCGCGCAATATCTCCAGCCGTTCGCGGGATTCGGGGAAGCCGCCCTGCTGCTGCGACTTGGCGAGCGAGATGCCGAGGATGCCTTCCTCGCTCGATCCGCACACCATCACGCGGTCGGAAACCTGCATCGCATCGTAATAGTTGCGCATCTCCATGCAGCGCGTCCCGGCGCGCGTGACATGGAACAGGGCGGCGGCTTCCGGCCGCGTCTCGATCCAGTCGGCGACCCAGGGATCGACCCCGAACAGACGGCGGGAGATATAGAAATCGGCCTGCCGCTCGGCCGATCC from Sphingomonas sp. CL5.1 harbors:
- a CDS encoding MaoC family dehydratase, translating into MAIDYAALATGKWFEDLEPGKVFKHAITRTVTETDNLLFSTLTHNSAWLHLDEEYSKTQMFGTRIVNSMFTLSLVCGIQVADVTLGTTLANLGFSEIKFPKPVFFGDTIYVETEVIDRRESKSRPDAGIVEFEHRGHNQRGELVASLRRSGLMAKRPVA
- a CDS encoding enoyl-CoA hydratase-related protein, with product MTAYQDIIRETVDGAAYITINRPQVMNAFRPQTVEELLDAFASAGADPAIGAIVLSGTGDRAFCTGGDQSGHGDGYGGRGVIGVPIDELQSLIRDVPQPVIAKVRGYAIGGGNVLATICDLTIASENAVFGQVGPKVGSVDPGFGTAYLARVVGEKKAREMWYLCRRYTAREALAMGLVNCVVADEQLDAEVARWCGELMERSPTALAIAKRSFNADSENIRGIGALGMQALALYYRTEESKEGGRAFMEKRKPRFRG
- a CDS encoding LuxR C-terminal-related transcriptional regulator: MVMTMLADPTRARENARLMSADLGGLVGALGTPRFADELLRFLREVSNVEYVHFFKMIGNQPSVLRSVSLDASGSAERQADFYISRRLFGVDPWVADWIETRPEAAALFHVTRAGTRCMEMRNYYDAMQVSDRVMVCGSSEEGILGISLAKSQQQGGFPESRERLEILRDLALPLFIKHREYGGQRNRLTRELLDVAQIERRIERAPERLPRREVEVGARILRGLTASGIALDLGIGRETVICYRKRLYEKLALGSYHDLLSWYMSCCADEDGETIN